The following coding sequences are from one Kushneria phosphatilytica window:
- a CDS encoding heavy metal translocating P-type ATPase, with protein MSCQGCVANMRRAVQAHDEQAKVEGEPGSKHLSVVTTLDSDTLDQVLTDAGYPPGAPGNSPGDNETDTRTSNASAADTSTATSSARGKSDKDEHTIELALTGITCAGCVQTISNALNSVNGVDNAQVNFASRNALVTGSATQQQLIEAVQNVGYGAEVVESAEEGDARREENSRQEYRAKWRDSLLALIPGILLMVSMFFHEPQLAGAERWIWLGIGLGVLGIMATAGRGFFSAAGKALRHHQANMDLLVATGSLAAWVYSMAVVLAPALFPDAARALYFESPLMIIGLISIGQALEVRARGRTSSALRQLLEMRATTARVIRNGEEIDVDISDVTEGDRLRVRPGERIAVDGEVLEGDSFVDESMLTGEPDPVRKAHDARVSAGTVNGRGTLIYRATRVGNETRLSRIIEQVRSAQNSRPPISALADRVSSIFVPAVMIVAVLTALVWFNFGPEPRITHMLIAATTVLIIACPCSLGLATPISTMIGVGRAAERGVLIRHGEALQRAGDLDALVVDKTGTLTEGRPRVTECETPGSSASLSRETLGLLVGIEAGSEHPLATAITQWCQKQGATATEVSDFQAHSGRGVTATTHDGTRLALGNPALMADHGIDISAVRDRVETLESQARTVMLFAVGDELRALLAVHDPLREDAREAIARLKKAGLTPIMLTGDAPATARAIAHEAGIEEVEAGLMPEDKHAHIERLQQAGRVVGMVGDGINDAPALARADVGFAIGAGTSVAIESAGVALMRNSLHGVADAIEISRATMHNIRQNLWGAFGYNVLGIPVAAGIFYPLTGALLSPVIAALAMAASSVTVVSNASRLRHFTPGGPANKASTPTKSDSTHHSGRASEATGGQQ; from the coding sequence ATGAGCTGCCAGGGCTGTGTCGCCAATATGCGCCGTGCGGTACAGGCCCATGATGAACAGGCCAAGGTCGAAGGTGAGCCCGGGAGCAAGCACCTGTCAGTGGTAACCACACTTGATAGCGACACGCTCGATCAGGTGCTCACCGATGCCGGCTATCCGCCGGGCGCCCCTGGCAACTCTCCCGGCGACAACGAGACCGACACCCGGACTTCGAATGCGTCGGCGGCCGATACGTCGACCGCCACCTCGTCAGCCCGCGGCAAATCCGACAAGGACGAGCATACGATCGAGCTGGCCCTGACCGGGATCACCTGTGCCGGCTGCGTGCAGACCATTTCCAATGCACTCAACAGTGTCAATGGCGTCGACAATGCTCAGGTCAACTTCGCCAGCCGTAACGCCCTGGTAACCGGTAGCGCCACACAGCAGCAGCTGATCGAAGCGGTACAGAATGTCGGCTATGGTGCCGAAGTGGTGGAAAGTGCCGAAGAAGGCGATGCCCGACGGGAGGAGAATTCGCGCCAGGAGTATCGCGCCAAATGGCGGGACAGCCTGCTGGCGCTGATCCCCGGCATACTGCTGATGGTGAGCATGTTTTTCCATGAGCCACAGCTGGCCGGCGCGGAGCGCTGGATCTGGCTGGGTATCGGTCTCGGCGTGCTGGGTATCATGGCCACAGCCGGACGCGGTTTCTTCTCCGCTGCCGGCAAGGCATTACGCCATCATCAGGCCAACATGGATCTGCTGGTCGCGACCGGTTCGCTTGCTGCCTGGGTCTACTCCATGGCCGTGGTCCTGGCCCCGGCCCTGTTTCCGGATGCTGCCCGCGCCCTCTACTTCGAATCACCCCTGATGATCATCGGTCTGATCAGCATCGGCCAGGCACTGGAGGTCCGCGCTCGCGGTCGCACCTCCAGTGCGCTGCGTCAGTTGCTGGAAATGCGCGCCACCACGGCGCGGGTGATTCGCAATGGCGAGGAGATCGACGTCGATATCAGCGATGTCACGGAAGGCGATCGGCTGCGGGTCCGCCCCGGCGAGCGTATTGCCGTGGATGGTGAGGTACTTGAAGGTGACAGCTTCGTCGATGAATCGATGCTGACCGGCGAGCCCGATCCGGTACGCAAGGCCCACGATGCCAGGGTCTCGGCCGGCACCGTCAACGGCCGCGGCACGCTGATCTATCGTGCCACTCGGGTAGGCAACGAGACCCGGCTGTCCCGCATCATCGAACAGGTTCGCAGTGCACAGAACTCGCGCCCGCCAATCAGTGCTCTGGCCGATCGGGTGTCGAGCATCTTTGTGCCGGCAGTAATGATCGTTGCAGTGCTGACTGCTCTGGTCTGGTTCAATTTTGGCCCCGAGCCGCGCATCACCCACATGTTGATCGCCGCCACCACGGTGCTGATTATCGCCTGCCCCTGCTCACTGGGACTGGCGACTCCGATATCAACCATGATCGGCGTCGGTCGCGCCGCCGAGCGCGGGGTACTGATTCGTCATGGCGAAGCGCTGCAGCGTGCCGGTGATCTTGATGCACTGGTAGTTGACAAGACCGGCACTCTCACCGAAGGCCGTCCGCGCGTGACCGAGTGTGAAACACCCGGCAGCAGTGCGTCGCTCTCCCGGGAAACGCTCGGTCTACTGGTCGGTATCGAGGCCGGTTCCGAGCACCCGCTGGCCACCGCCATCACGCAATGGTGTCAAAAGCAGGGAGCCACTGCCACGGAGGTTTCCGACTTTCAGGCGCACTCCGGTCGCGGCGTGACCGCCACGACGCACGATGGCACCCGGCTGGCACTCGGTAATCCGGCGCTGATGGCAGATCACGGGATCGATATCAGCGCTGTACGGGATCGCGTCGAAACGTTGGAGTCGCAGGCCCGTACGGTGATGTTGTTCGCTGTGGGCGACGAACTGCGCGCGCTGCTGGCGGTGCATGATCCACTGCGCGAGGATGCTCGCGAGGCTATCGCCCGTCTCAAGAAGGCCGGCCTTACCCCGATCATGCTGACAGGCGATGCCCCGGCGACTGCTCGAGCCATTGCCCATGAAGCCGGTATCGAGGAGGTCGAAGCCGGACTGATGCCGGAAGACAAGCACGCTCATATCGAACGTCTGCAGCAGGCCGGCCGGGTGGTCGGCATGGTAGGCGACGGCATCAACGATGCACCGGCGCTGGCACGTGCCGATGTCGGCTTTGCCATCGGCGCCGGCACTTCGGTAGCCATCGAATCCGCTGGCGTGGCGCTGATGCGCAACTCACTGCATGGTGTGGCCGATGCCATCGAGATCAGCCGTGCCACCATGCATAACATCCGCCAGAACCTGTGGGGCGCCTTTGGCTATAACGTGCTGGGCATCCCGGTAGCCGCCGGAATTTTCTATCCACTGACCGGTGCATTGCTATCACCGGTCATCGCGGCGCTGGCCATGGCAGCCTCCTCGGTAACAGTGGTCAGCAATGCCAGTCGCCTGCGCCACTTTACGCCAGGTGGCCCCGCGAACAAGGCATCGACACCCACAAAAAGTGACAGCACCCACCACTCAGGTCGTGCATCCGAAGCGACGGGAGGACAGCAATGA
- a CDS encoding porin: MTFNRTRLALSVCTATLLFSQQALAVNLYEDTQNRLEFSGRIAAGSSYVDDIEDDHDVVNAGSRVRLIYEHNFTDGWSSIARAEWGFDPFYRDGSDAHYKRMLYAGVSNDEYGTILIGKQYSMWYDMVAYWTDWFWYNGATAQGSFNGRDGDGGFEGNGRPDRAISYKNTWGDWSVGLLFQTSRDDHETDSVPEYTNIGGQQLVSGYRQRVDGFDRKYTGQGAVVWQPVEDWSFGATYTHSSIDAYTTGEEKDEDVDAGLLAARWTPGNWYFALTAGEYHNLVRSDDNFGNDEGDGIVDKARGYEGVALYNLKQPMPGTVQLYTGLNRLENTDTDARQAFYLAGVAWLTFNENLILSVERKFDDSKGDDGSDVGHDETDLLVRYNF, encoded by the coding sequence ATGACATTCAACAGGACACGTCTGGCACTCTCCGTCTGTACCGCCACGCTGCTGTTCTCCCAGCAGGCCCTGGCCGTCAATCTCTACGAGGACACCCAGAACCGGCTGGAGTTCAGCGGTCGTATCGCCGCGGGCAGCTCCTACGTCGACGACATCGAGGACGATCATGATGTGGTCAATGCCGGCTCCCGTGTACGACTGATCTACGAGCACAACTTTACCGATGGCTGGTCATCGATCGCCCGTGCCGAGTGGGGGTTCGATCCGTTCTACCGTGATGGCAGCGATGCCCATTACAAGCGCATGCTCTATGCCGGGGTCAGCAACGACGAGTACGGCACCATCCTGATCGGCAAGCAGTACTCGATGTGGTATGACATGGTCGCCTACTGGACCGACTGGTTCTGGTATAACGGCGCCACCGCCCAGGGCAGCTTCAATGGTCGGGATGGCGATGGCGGCTTCGAGGGTAATGGCCGCCCGGATCGTGCCATCTCCTACAAGAACACCTGGGGGGACTGGTCGGTGGGACTGCTGTTCCAGACCTCGCGCGATGATCATGAGACCGACAGCGTACCTGAATACACCAACATCGGTGGTCAGCAGCTGGTTTCCGGTTATCGTCAGCGCGTCGACGGTTTTGATCGCAAGTATACCGGTCAGGGCGCAGTCGTCTGGCAGCCGGTCGAGGACTGGTCGTTCGGGGCCACTTATACTCACAGCTCGATCGACGCTTACACCACCGGTGAAGAGAAGGATGAGGATGTCGATGCCGGGCTGCTGGCAGCGCGCTGGACACCGGGCAACTGGTACTTCGCCCTGACCGCCGGCGAATATCACAACCTGGTGCGCAGCGACGATAACTTCGGCAACGATGAAGGCGATGGCATCGTCGACAAGGCACGCGGCTACGAAGGGGTGGCGCTCTATAACCTCAAGCAGCCGATGCCGGGTACGGTACAGCTCTATACCGGTTTGAACCGGCTGGAGAATACCGATACCGATGCGCGCCAGGCCTTCTATCTGGCCGGTGTGGCGTGGCTGACGTTCAACGAGAACCTGATCCTTTCGGTGGAACGCAAGTTCGATGATTCGAAGGGTGATGATGGCAGCGATGTCGGGCATGACGAGACCGACCTGCTGGTTCGTTACAACTTCTGA
- the pepF gene encoding oligoendopeptidase F: MPCRIARFSGHPAFGLLLAGALALSGNSTWADDGEARDGRSSPRAPDEWQLSDLYASDKTWQQAFDRISQRIERLDHFQNTLTAAPEALNTALTTINEVEKDALRLRAYASLNADENLRDSAAQERRDRVDRLLARLQTVTSYVRPALTSMDQQKLSKWAQQPVLSEHQRFLEQVMRDAPHTLSPATESALAALSPVTDREDSYSLLTNADMHWPELIIDGKNRTLDQAGYARWRGSEDRALRQRVFETFWPVWQQYESTFGSLLGKQVLAHVIEARQRHYDSALSAALSPNDIPVAVYHQLIESTNEHLPTLHRYLRLRQRMLGVDQLHYYDIYPPLVKSDRTFTLTDARQLTRAATAPLGEHYASLLKRATGAHWTSARPQPGKRSGAYMNGSAYDVHPYVLMNFNGRYEDVSTYAHEWGHGIHSMLANEQQPYATASYPIFTAEVASTTNEQLLVDYMRHHAQSDREKLFYIGQALESLRSTFFRQTQFAEFELAIHEAVADGQALSGARLTRMYADLLKKYYGVDQGVTKINPDNFIEWAYVPHFYYNFYVYQYATSITAAHQFAERLEQGNDADRQRYLQVLASGGAEGGYQLLKKAGVDLATPAPYDALMAWMNRLMDQAETLLDRLDQPGS, translated from the coding sequence ATGCCCTGTCGTATCGCACGCTTTTCCGGCCATCCGGCTTTCGGTCTGCTGCTTGCCGGCGCCCTGGCCCTGTCCGGTAACAGTACCTGGGCCGACGACGGCGAAGCCCGCGATGGCAGATCATCCCCAAGGGCGCCGGACGAATGGCAACTGAGCGATCTCTATGCCTCTGACAAAACCTGGCAGCAGGCCTTTGATCGCATTTCCCAGCGTATCGAACGCCTTGATCATTTCCAGAACACACTGACCGCGGCACCCGAAGCGCTGAATACCGCGCTGACGACCATCAATGAGGTGGAAAAGGACGCACTGCGGTTGCGTGCCTATGCCAGCCTGAATGCGGATGAAAACCTTCGCGACAGTGCTGCCCAGGAGCGCCGGGATCGGGTTGATCGTCTGCTGGCACGTTTGCAGACGGTGACCAGCTATGTGCGCCCGGCATTGACCTCGATGGATCAACAGAAGCTCTCAAAGTGGGCACAACAACCGGTACTGTCAGAGCATCAGCGCTTTCTCGAGCAGGTCATGCGCGATGCACCGCATACGCTCTCCCCGGCCACCGAATCAGCACTGGCAGCACTGTCGCCCGTGACCGATCGCGAAGACAGCTATTCCCTGCTGACCAACGCCGATATGCACTGGCCAGAGCTCATCATCGACGGCAAAAACAGAACGCTCGATCAGGCCGGCTATGCACGCTGGCGTGGCAGTGAAGACCGGGCACTGCGACAGCGGGTTTTCGAGACCTTCTGGCCGGTCTGGCAACAGTATGAGTCGACCTTTGGTTCACTGCTGGGCAAACAGGTACTGGCACATGTCATCGAAGCGCGTCAGCGTCACTACGACAGTGCACTGAGCGCAGCGCTCTCGCCCAATGATATTCCGGTGGCGGTCTATCATCAGCTGATCGAATCAACCAACGAGCATCTGCCCACCCTGCATCGGTATTTGCGCCTGCGTCAGCGCATGCTCGGCGTTGATCAGCTGCATTACTACGACATTTATCCACCGCTGGTAAAAAGCGACCGGACCTTCACGCTGACCGATGCGCGACAGCTGACCCGGGCTGCTACCGCGCCCCTGGGCGAGCACTACGCCAGCCTGCTGAAGCGCGCCACCGGTGCTCACTGGACCAGCGCCCGGCCACAGCCCGGCAAACGCTCCGGGGCCTACATGAACGGTTCAGCCTATGATGTACATCCTTATGTACTGATGAACTTCAACGGTCGCTATGAGGATGTCTCGACCTACGCCCACGAGTGGGGACACGGCATCCATTCGATGCTTGCCAACGAGCAGCAGCCTTACGCCACGGCCAGTTACCCCATCTTTACCGCCGAAGTGGCCTCGACCACCAATGAGCAACTGCTGGTCGATTACATGCGCCACCATGCGCAAAGCGATCGCGAAAAGCTTTTCTACATCGGTCAGGCCCTGGAGTCGCTGCGCAGCACCTTCTTTCGTCAGACGCAGTTCGCCGAATTCGAACTCGCCATCCACGAAGCCGTCGCCGATGGCCAGGCACTCTCCGGTGCGCGCCTGACCCGCATGTACGCAGATCTGTTGAAGAAGTATTACGGGGTTGATCAGGGCGTCACGAAGATCAATCCCGACAATTTCATTGAATGGGCCTATGTGCCGCACTTCTATTACAACTTCTATGTCTATCAGTACGCGACCTCGATAACCGCCGCGCATCAGTTTGCCGAACGGCTTGAACAGGGAAATGACGCTGACCGGCAGCGTTATCTGCAGGTACTCGCCAGTGGTGGTGCCGAAGGCGGGTATCAGTTGCTGAAGAAGGCCGGCGTCGATCTTGCCACCCCAGCCCCCTACGATGCGCTGATGGCCTGGATGAATCGACTGATGGATCAGGCCGAAACCCTGCTGGATCGGCTCGATCAACCCGGTAGCTGA
- a CDS encoding HlyD family efflux transporter periplasmic adaptor subunit, whose translation MSDFEQNPSPDEASDDGRRKRRLRIRLLLGLVVIFLLAGAAWGAWWYFVAQYRVTTDDAYVHGNQISIMPRVSGTVTTIEAEDTDRVRQGQTLVRLDDSDYRVALDQALANLGQTVRQVGQLYAQLNEQKAVIAQRQATLRQRRDDYQRAHSLYQRHAISQADEEQAQTDYQAAQADLQAARGQLGALETQTRGTQPEEHPRIRAAAQQVRQAWLDLQRTTLQAPVSGQIAQRSVQLGQQVSGDSPLMAIVPLDQLWVEANYKETELAKVRIGQPVRIVADFYGDDVVYHGRVQGISAGTGSAFELLPPQNATGNWIKVVQRVPVRIGLDPDELRQHPLRIGLSLTATIDVHDTSGRAVTEQPITSPRFATPVYDSDLQPINRRIEAIIGHNLDHSLMTAASDASSRE comes from the coding sequence GTGAGCGATTTTGAACAAAACCCTTCCCCCGATGAAGCCTCCGATGATGGCCGGCGCAAGCGCCGTCTGAGAATCCGGCTACTGCTGGGTCTGGTCGTCATCTTTCTGCTGGCCGGCGCCGCCTGGGGCGCGTGGTGGTATTTCGTGGCGCAATATCGCGTTACCACCGATGATGCCTATGTACACGGCAATCAGATTTCGATCATGCCGCGCGTCTCGGGCACGGTGACTACCATCGAGGCGGAGGATACCGATCGGGTGCGTCAGGGCCAGACCCTGGTTCGGCTGGATGACAGTGACTATCGGGTGGCGCTGGATCAGGCACTCGCCAATCTCGGCCAGACGGTTCGTCAGGTCGGCCAGCTCTATGCCCAGCTGAATGAGCAAAAGGCCGTGATTGCCCAACGTCAGGCCACCCTTCGCCAGCGCCGCGACGACTATCAGCGCGCCCACTCCCTCTATCAGCGTCACGCGATCTCTCAGGCAGACGAGGAACAGGCGCAAACCGATTACCAGGCAGCACAGGCCGATCTGCAGGCCGCCCGCGGCCAGCTCGGCGCGCTCGAGACCCAGACCCGCGGGACCCAACCGGAAGAACATCCACGCATCCGAGCCGCTGCCCAGCAGGTGCGTCAGGCCTGGCTGGATCTTCAGCGCACTACCCTGCAGGCTCCGGTCAGCGGTCAGATCGCCCAGCGCAGCGTACAGCTGGGTCAACAGGTGTCGGGAGACTCCCCCCTGATGGCCATCGTGCCACTCGATCAGCTCTGGGTAGAAGCCAATTACAAGGAGACGGAGCTTGCGAAGGTGCGTATCGGCCAGCCGGTACGTATTGTGGCCGATTTCTACGGCGATGACGTGGTCTATCACGGGCGGGTGCAGGGTATCTCCGCCGGTACTGGCAGTGCCTTCGAGCTACTGCCACCGCAGAATGCCACCGGCAACTGGATCAAGGTTGTCCAGCGTGTGCCGGTACGCATCGGCCTCGATCCCGACGAGCTGCGCCAGCATCCTCTGCGCATCGGGCTATCCCTGACGGCCACCATCGACGTACACGACACCAGCGGCCGGGCGGTAACAGAGCAACCCATCACCTCACCCCGTTTTGCCACACCGGTCTATGACAGCGACCTGCAGCCGATCAATCGCCGCATCGAAGCCATCATCGGGCATAATCTCGATCACTCGCTGATGACAGCGGCCAGCGATGCGAGTTCGCGGGAATGA
- a CDS encoding ABC transporter ATP-binding protein, with amino-acid sequence MSTPLLEIDNLQVDFQLPTGTVNAVRGVSFSINEGETMALVGESGSGKSVTSTALMRLLPEMAHVSGSARLGEQDLLKITSRQMRRVRGDEMSMIFQEPMTSLNPLHRIGRQIAEVLERHRGMTGQKAQARVLELLHQVGIPEPERRVRSYPHELSGGQRQRVMIAIALACEPKLLIADEPTTALDVTVQAQILALLKDLQQRYGMAILFITHDLTLVRHFAERVCVMRYGEIVESGDTATVFEQPQHDYTRMLLDAEPSGTKAAADEQAPMLLEAHDLRVRFPIKKRLFGKSDYFEAVRGITLNIRRGQTVGIVGESGSGKSTLGRALLRLLESEGSITFDNTDITHLDKSAMRPLRSRMQVVFQDPFGSLSPRQTVGEIISEGLRVHYPELTRRDREARIIEALQEVSLDPAMRRRYPHEFSGGQRQRIAIARALVLKPRFLLLDEPTSALDRSVQMTVIKLLREIQRRHDLTYLFISHDLAVVRALSDTVLVMKDGQVVEQGTSETIFTQPREEYTKTLLKAAFMTSAA; translated from the coding sequence ATGTCGACACCGCTACTTGAAATCGACAATCTCCAGGTCGACTTCCAGCTGCCCACCGGTACCGTCAACGCCGTTCGCGGCGTCAGCTTCTCGATCAACGAGGGCGAGACCATGGCACTGGTCGGTGAATCCGGCTCGGGAAAATCGGTGACCTCTACCGCGCTGATGCGCCTGCTGCCGGAGATGGCGCACGTCAGTGGGAGCGCGCGGCTGGGTGAACAGGACCTGTTGAAGATCACCAGCCGTCAGATGCGTCGGGTGCGCGGCGACGAAATGTCGATGATCTTCCAGGAACCGATGACTTCGCTCAACCCCCTGCACCGGATCGGCCGGCAGATCGCCGAAGTACTGGAACGCCACCGCGGCATGACCGGCCAGAAGGCCCAGGCACGAGTGCTTGAACTGCTTCATCAGGTCGGCATCCCCGAGCCCGAGCGACGCGTGCGCAGCTATCCTCATGAGCTCTCCGGCGGCCAGCGCCAGCGCGTGATGATTGCCATTGCGCTGGCCTGCGAACCGAAGCTTTTGATCGCCGATGAGCCCACCACGGCACTCGATGTCACCGTTCAGGCACAGATTCTGGCCCTGCTGAAGGATCTCCAGCAGCGTTACGGCATGGCCATCCTGTTCATCACCCACGACCTGACTCTGGTGCGCCACTTTGCCGAACGTGTCTGCGTAATGCGTTACGGTGAAATCGTCGAATCGGGCGACACCGCTACCGTCTTTGAGCAGCCGCAGCACGACTATACCCGCATGCTGCTCGATGCCGAGCCCAGCGGTACCAAGGCCGCCGCCGACGAGCAGGCGCCGATGTTGCTGGAAGCCCACGATCTCCGTGTACGGTTTCCGATCAAAAAGCGACTGTTCGGTAAAAGCGATTATTTCGAAGCGGTGCGCGGTATCACCCTGAACATCCGCCGCGGTCAGACAGTCGGCATTGTCGGCGAATCCGGTTCCGGCAAGTCAACTCTGGGCCGCGCATTGCTGCGCCTGCTGGAGAGCGAAGGCTCGATCACCTTCGACAATACCGATATCACCCATCTCGATAAATCCGCCATGCGGCCGCTGCGCTCGCGCATGCAGGTCGTCTTCCAGGACCCGTTCGGGTCACTGTCACCACGTCAGACAGTCGGCGAAATCATCAGCGAGGGGCTCAGGGTGCACTATCCCGAGCTTACCCGCCGCGATCGTGAAGCACGCATTATCGAGGCGCTGCAGGAAGTCTCGCTCGATCCGGCCATGCGCCGCCGTTACCCGCACGAATTCTCCGGTGGTCAGCGCCAGCGGATTGCCATCGCTCGTGCGCTGGTACTCAAACCCCGTTTTCTGCTGCTCGATGAGCCCACCTCGGCACTTGATCGTTCGGTGCAGATGACGGTCATCAAACTGTTGCGCGAGATTCAGCGCCGTCATGATCTGACCTATCTGTTCATCAGCCACGACCTTGCGGTCGTGCGCGCGCTTTCCGATACCGTGCTGGTCATGAAGGATGGCCAGGTGGTCGAACAGGGTACCTCCGAAACCATATTCACCCAGCCGCGCGAGGAGTACACGAAGACGCTGCTGAAAGCCGCGTTCATGACCAGCGCTGCCTGA
- a CDS encoding EF-hand domain-containing protein, producing the protein MHKKRQTTALIGSAIAGLTLAGCTGPLFGPGGFDDAKMESSAPPALVKQFHQADADGNGEIDPTEASTAGLRAQFTQLDLDQDRNISEDEFLSGMQELNNNNTQ; encoded by the coding sequence ATGCACAAGAAACGACAAACAACCGCGCTGATCGGCAGCGCCATCGCAGGCCTGACGCTGGCGGGATGTACCGGCCCGCTGTTCGGTCCCGGCGGTTTCGATGATGCAAAAATGGAGAGCAGTGCCCCACCTGCACTGGTGAAACAGTTCCACCAGGCCGATGCCGATGGCAATGGTGAAATCGATCCGACCGAAGCTTCGACAGCAGGACTCCGGGCCCAGTTCACTCAGCTGGATCTGGACCAGGATCGCAACATCTCCGAAGACGAATTCCTGAGCGGCATGCAGGAACTCAACAACAACAACACTCAGTGA
- a CDS encoding DHA2 family efflux MFS transporter permease subunit yields MSDAAAQAQMPPLSGVRLAVASVSLALAVFMNVLDVSIANVSIPTLAGDLGVSANQGTWVITVFAVCNAITVPISGWLSRRVGQVRLFVTCTLLFTLASWLCGFAQSFPMLLAFRGFQGAVAGPMIPLSQSLLLACYPRDKRGAANGIFGMTAVVGPVAGPILGGWITDNISWPWIFYINVPIGLIVAPICWTLLKERETPTRRDPLDVIGLVLLIIGVGSLQVMLDQGNDKAWFQSGYIITLAVIATVFLCFFVVWELTAERPVVDLSLFRDRNFTIATTVLCLGYMAFFSAIVILPLWLQTGLGYTPTWAGLATASLGMMGVVASPIAGRLSDKMDARILVTIGFTLFAGISFFTSNSSTQMSFAEIFLPRLPWGIGTALFFIPLLSIAFSRLPQDEVASASGVLNFLRQLSLGFGTSFATTLWDDRTSFHDHRLNSHVTPFEPATQQWLDQAQSLGMTSDQAHRQLADIISNQALMMATNDLFYISGWVFLGLMLLIWFARPAHRH; encoded by the coding sequence ATGAGTGACGCTGCCGCGCAGGCTCAAATGCCACCCCTGAGTGGTGTACGCCTGGCGGTGGCCTCGGTCTCGCTGGCACTGGCAGTGTTCATGAACGTGCTGGACGTGTCGATCGCCAACGTCTCGATCCCCACGCTGGCCGGTGATCTCGGCGTCAGTGCCAATCAGGGCACCTGGGTCATTACGGTATTTGCCGTCTGCAACGCAATCACCGTGCCCATCTCCGGCTGGCTGTCCCGTCGCGTCGGTCAGGTTCGACTGTTTGTCACCTGCACCCTGCTGTTCACACTTGCCTCGTGGCTGTGCGGCTTTGCCCAGAGCTTTCCCATGCTGCTGGCCTTTCGCGGTTTTCAGGGCGCGGTAGCGGGGCCGATGATTCCGCTGTCACAGAGCCTGCTACTGGCCTGTTATCCCCGCGACAAGCGCGGCGCCGCCAACGGCATCTTCGGCATGACCGCGGTGGTGGGCCCGGTAGCCGGCCCCATTCTGGGGGGGTGGATCACCGATAACATCAGCTGGCCGTGGATCTTCTATATCAACGTCCCGATCGGCCTGATCGTCGCCCCGATCTGCTGGACCCTGCTGAAGGAACGGGAAACACCGACTCGCCGGGATCCGCTCGATGTGATCGGACTGGTGCTGCTGATCATCGGTGTCGGCAGCCTGCAGGTCATGCTGGACCAGGGCAACGACAAGGCCTGGTTTCAGTCGGGCTACATCATTACTTTGGCCGTTATTGCGACCGTCTTTCTGTGTTTCTTCGTGGTCTGGGAATTGACCGCAGAGCGCCCGGTGGTCGATCTGAGCCTGTTTCGCGATCGCAATTTCACCATCGCCACCACTGTGCTCTGCCTGGGCTACATGGCGTTTTTCAGTGCCATCGTGATCCTGCCACTGTGGCTGCAAACCGGACTCGGTTATACGCCCACCTGGGCGGGGCTGGCGACCGCTTCACTGGGCATGATGGGTGTGGTCGCCTCACCCATCGCCGGTCGCCTGAGTGACAAAATGGACGCCCGCATTCTGGTCACCATCGGCTTCACCCTGTTTGCCGGTATCTCATTTTTCACCAGCAACTCCAGCACACAGATGAGCTTTGCCGAGATATTCCTGCCCCGGCTGCCCTGGGGCATTGGTACGGCATTGTTCTTCATTCCGCTTTTGAGCATTGCCTTTTCGCGCCTGCCCCAGGATGAAGTGGCCAGCGCTTCGGGAGTGCTCAATTTCCTGCGCCAGCTGTCTCTGGGCTTTGGGACCTCTTTTGCCACTACACTCTGGGATGACCGTACCAGCTTCCACGATCATCGCCTCAACAGCCACGTCACCCCCTTTGAGCCGGCAACGCAGCAGTGGCTGGATCAGGCGCAGTCACTGGGCATGACCAGCGACCAGGCACACCGTCAATTGGCCGATATCATCAGCAACCAGGCGCTGATGATGGCTACCAACGATCTCTTCTATATCTCCGGCTGGGTCTTCCTGGGCCTGATGCTGTTGATCTGGTTCGCCCGGCCGGCCCATCGCCACTGA
- a CDS encoding MerR family transcriptional regulator, whose amino-acid sequence MKVSQLARQAGVTAETVRHYTRLGLLTPQRNPNNGYQLYDEDALRRLRFIQRARTLGFSLGEIGEIFEHTDHGDSPCPLVRDLLTERLPQVRQQITELQALANRMEQALETWSHMPDGAPDGHTLCRLIEHWEQPATEETTSPSSEVREDA is encoded by the coding sequence ATGAAAGTCAGCCAATTGGCCCGTCAGGCCGGCGTCACGGCGGAAACCGTACGCCATTACACCCGACTCGGCCTGCTGACCCCGCAGCGCAACCCCAATAACGGTTATCAGCTCTATGACGAGGACGCGCTGCGACGACTGCGTTTTATTCAGCGCGCCCGCACCCTGGGCTTCAGCCTCGGCGAGATCGGCGAGATCTTCGAACATACCGATCACGGCGACTCCCCCTGCCCCCTGGTGCGTGATCTGCTCACTGAGCGATTGCCGCAGGTCCGTCAGCAGATCACCGAGCTGCAAGCGCTGGCCAATCGTATGGAACAGGCGCTGGAAACCTGGTCGCACATGCCTGATGGCGCTCCCGATGGCCATACCCTGTGCCGACTGATCGAACATTGGGAGCAACCTGCTACAGAAGAGACGACTTCGCCTTCAAGCGAAGTCAGGGAGGATGCATGA